In the genome of Chelmon rostratus isolate fCheRos1 chromosome 24, fCheRos1.pri, whole genome shotgun sequence, one region contains:
- the zgc:65895 gene encoding TSC22 domain family protein 1 isoform X1 — translation MHHQDFSGDPPATGSRKTAYHYRRGSSGASASSAAGGSVVNTGDDNPSQPGSSSPGLHHQPQSQVAGAQVKKKSGFQITSVTSAQINVSGNNSLADDTESYDDMDESHTEDLSSSDMLDVSVSRATDTGVPERSSSDETLNSLHGVDTPGLVSPNEPLHPHSIPQGSQQHTSMVNGTMHHHYYPQQHSQTHHHHSDSLGGGEPSLPTLPISPLANSSPAMASKAGPSQSQRPPMLDNTKPAGGTNQPLAPIGGGTATEPLQHGSVNISNVSAVTAATVPPSGPASFDNTGMSGQIASVGGGTVLSAATPNTQTQHTQTQTATGSRFRVVKLDTNSEPFRKGRWTCTEYYEKEIPQPTTAEAPRGAEVVAETEAGNAAISQSMPAVQPPHTLQPYQQPSQDFTSPQAMQSPPQVSYVSPQEVVGGAHLQKPVAPLALPTATPQAGGSQPPSIIPQQLPYAVDPHQPQAQGGYTAPQLPAGVMAPGSVRQPDFIQPTAPFQNQVQPPLPHVTTGISMTPVPGVTAQQPVSITQQLPLQGQVAPPAQATFAGQPQTLPTQPQPHPQPQVQPSSTAIVPGAHTHGTSYMPLTAVLQPLLTPGATFTQVPGGGSAIKTSQLEDAQKLLLQHQGLLGLPRFGGAAAGGEGAAEASSSAGTLAHMGMSAEASAFMAAAAAGLRTQHAEGEEDSSSGASVVAIDNKIEQAMDLVKSHLMYAVREEVEVLKEQIKELIERNTQLEQENNLLKNLASPEQMAQFQAQVQTGGSPTTTAQPPVPVPVPAGTTQVLPSTQSSGTSA, via the exons TACAGGAGGGGAAGCAGCGGTGCGTCTGCCTCCTCCGCAGCCGGTGGCAGTGTAGTGAACACGGGTGACGACAATCCGTCCCAGCCTGGATCCTCTTCACCCGGACTGCACCACCAGCCCCAGTCCCAAGTGGCTGGCGCtcaggtgaagaagaagagtggcTTCCAGATAACAAGTGTCACCTCAGCTCAGATCAATGTGAGTGGCAACAACAGTTTGGCAGATGACACCGAGAGCTATGATGACATGGACGAGTCGCACACAGAagacctctcctcctctgataTGCTGGATGTTTCGGTGTCCAGAGCCACGGATACAGGTGTGCCGGAGAGAAGCTCTTCCGATGAGACATTAAATAGTCTCCATGGGGTCGACACACCTGGACTTGTGTCACCCAACGAACCCCTTCACCCTCATTCCATCCCTCAGGGGTCTCAGCAGCACACTTCTATGGTGAATGGGACCAtgcatcatcattattatccCCAGCAACACAGCCAGACCCACCATCATCACTCTGATAGCTTGGGAGGAGGTGAACCCTCATTGCCAACTCTTCCCATTTCTCCCTTGGCTAATTCCAGCCCAGCTATGGCTTCCAAAGCTGGGCCTAGCCAGTCCCAGAGGCCTCCAATGTTGGATAACACTAAACCTGCAGGTGGGACCAACCAACCATTAGCCCCTATTGGTGGTGGGACAGCCACTGAACCACTCCAACATGGCAGTGTTAACATTTCTAACGtgtctgctgtcactgctgctacAGTTCCTCCTTCTGGGCCTGCAAGTTTTGACAACACTGGCATGAGTGGGCAAATAGCTTCTGTTGGAGGAGGAACAGTCCTGTCTGCTGCCACCCCCAACACTCAGACCCAGCACACTCAAACTCAGACAGCGACCGGCTCTCGTTTTAGGGTGGTCAAATTAGACACTAACTCTGAGCCGTTCCGCAAAGGAAGATGGACATGTACAGAGTATTATGAAAAGGAGATTCCTCAGCCAACTACAGCTGAGGCACCAAGAGGTGCAGAGGTGGTTGCAGAGACTGAGGCAGGTAACGCTGCGATCAGTCAGAGCATGCCTGCTGTACAGCCACCTCACACGCTGCAGCCCTATCAGCAGCCGAGCCAGGACTTTACTAGTCCACAAGCCATGCAGAGCCCACCACAAGTTTCCTATGTTTCACCCCAGGAGGTTGTTGGTGGGGCTCACTTGCAGAAACCAGTGgctcctctcgctctccctaCAGCAACACCACAGGCCGGCGGAAGTCAGCCTCCCTCTATAATACCCCAGCAGTTGCCCTATGCTGTAGATCCCCACCAGCCTCAAGCCCAGGGAGGTTACACTGCACCTCAGCTCCCTGCAGGGGTTATGGCCCCAGGAAGTGTCCGACAGCCAGACTTTATTCAGCCCACCGCACCTTTCCAGAACCAAGTGCAACCTCCGCTGCCGCATGTTACAACAGGAATCTCAATGACACCAGTTCCAGGGGTCACAGCACAGCAACCTGTCAGCATAACTCAACAGTTGCCTCTCCAAGGTCAAGTAGCCCCACCTGCCCAGGCAACGTTTGCAGGACAGCCACAGACCCTCCCAACTCAACCCCAACCTCACCCACAGCCACAAGTCCAGCCCTCGTCCACTGCCATAGTCCCAGGAGCGCACACCCACGGGACCTCTTACATGCCTCTGACTGCTGTCCTCCAACCCCTCCTTACCCCGGGTGCGACCTTCACCCAGGTTCCTGGAGGAGGGAGCGCCATCAAAACCTCCCAGCTAGAGGATGCCCAGAAGCTTCTGCTCCAGCACCAAGGCCTGCTGGGCCTCCCCAGGTTCGGgggggcagcagcaggtggagaggGGGCTGCGGAGGCAAGCAGTTCTGCTGGAACACTGGCCCACATGGGGATGTCAGCTGAGGCCAGCGCcttcatggctgctgctgctgcaggcctcAGGACTCAGCAcgctgaaggagaggaggacag ctcCTCGGGTGCAAGTGTTGTGGCCATTGACAACAAGATTGAACAAGCTATG GACCTGGTGAAGAGTCACCTGATGTACGCTGTGcgtgaggaggtggaggtgctgaAGGAGCAGATCAAAGAGCTGATCGAGCGCAACActcagctggagcaggagaacaACCTGCTCAAGAACCTGGCCAGCCCCGAGCAGATGGCTCAGTTCCAGGCGCAGGTCCAGACCGGCGGCTCCCCGACCACCACCGCTCAGCCTCCGGTCCCGGTCCCAGTCCCGGCCGGGACGACACAAGTCCTCCCCTCCACACAGAGCTCCGGCACGTCTGCGTAA
- the zgc:65895 gene encoding TSC22 domain family protein 1 isoform X2, whose amino-acid sequence MNSQCYTVAMDLGVCQLRNFSISFLSSVLGKESASVRVDNSSSGASVVAIDNKIEQAMDLVKSHLMYAVREEVEVLKEQIKELIERNTQLEQENNLLKNLASPEQMAQFQAQVQTGGSPTTTAQPPVPVPVPAGTTQVLPSTQSSGTSA is encoded by the exons ATGAATTCCCAATGTTACACAGTGGCGATGGATCTTGGCGTTTGTCAACTGAGGAATTTCTCGATATCgtttctgtcctctgtgctcGGGAAGGAGAGCGCATCGGTCCGGGTTGACAATAG ctcCTCGGGTGCAAGTGTTGTGGCCATTGACAACAAGATTGAACAAGCTATG GACCTGGTGAAGAGTCACCTGATGTACGCTGTGcgtgaggaggtggaggtgctgaAGGAGCAGATCAAAGAGCTGATCGAGCGCAACActcagctggagcaggagaacaACCTGCTCAAGAACCTGGCCAGCCCCGAGCAGATGGCTCAGTTCCAGGCGCAGGTCCAGACCGGCGGCTCCCCGACCACCACCGCTCAGCCTCCGGTCCCGGTCCCAGTCCCGGCCGGGACGACACAAGTCCTCCCCTCCACACAGAGCTCCGGCACGTCTGCGTAA